gaagagatgagtcttcaataaagacttaaaggttgagaccgagtctgcgtctctcacatgggtaggcagaccattccataaaaatggagctctataggagaaagccctgcctccagctgcttgcttagaaattctagggacagtaaggaagcctgcgtcttgtgaccgtagcgtacgtgtaggtctgtatggcaggaccaaatcggaaagataggtaggcgcaagcccatgtaatgctttgtaggttagcagtaaaaccttgaaatcagcccttgccttaacaggaagccagtgtagagaggctagcactggagtaatatgatcacattttttggttctagtcaggattctagcagctgtgtttagcactaactgaagtttatttagtgctttatccaggtagccggaaagtagaggacaaaccattcacagagacaaactgatatctttccgacagataagatctgaaccaggccagaacttgtccatgtagaccaatttgggtagtctaacctagaagtaacaaaagcatggattaatttttctgcatcatttttggacaaagtttctgattattgcaatgttacgtagatgggggaaaaagctgtccttgaaatagccttgatatgttcgtcaaaaaaGAGATCAGGGtacagagtaacgccgaggtccttcagttttatttgagacgactgtacaaccatcaagattaattgtcaggttcaacagaagatctcattgtttcttgggacctagaacaagcatctctgttttgtccaagtttaaaagtagaacgtttgcagccatccacttccttatgtctgaaacacgagcaattttggggcttcaccatgtttcattgaaatgtacagctgtttgtcatcctcatagcagtgaaagttaacattatgttttcgaataacatccccaagaggtaaaatatatagtgaaaacaatagtggtcttaaaacggaaccttgaggaacaccgcaatttacagttgatttgtcagaggacaatccatccacagagacaaactgatatctttccgacagattaGATCTGAACCAGGCCTGAACTTGCCCGTTTAGactaatttgggtttccaatctctccaaaagaatgtggtgatcgatggtatcaaaagcagcactaaggttaCTTGTGTATCTTTGATGGATTCGTTTGAGCAGATCTCGAGTTGAATATGTTTGTACAATTCTAGATTTAGTCTtcatagtttaaaaaaatacaacttgAGATTTGGCAAAAAGGTCAAGAGGCGTAAATCTACAAAGTGAAACAAACCTGTCGATTCATTGTATGTGTGTAGTTGGTCAGGTGTACGTTGGTGTACTGTATATTGTTCATGTCATTCTGGCACGACATAACTGACTACATCACCCACTGAGCTCAAATCTCAGTTTAAATCCTCTCCTGTGTGCACCTTGAACAGCTGCCTCCTaaccctcttctcccctcctaaccctctTCTCACACCACATTCATCAGGGCTGCACTTGTGTTTTTTCTGAGAGGCTCGGATGCCCTGGCTGGAAATGGCTCCCTTTCTATTTCTGGTAAATGAATGGATGTCCCTCTTTTTAAAGCCTGTCCTTCTCTTAGAATGCAGCATTCATGCTGACAGGGCTggggttgtagtagtagtaacgtAGCTGCCTGAATGGCACAGGGGAAGACTTGGAATAATTGTTATTTTTtggggggctcccgagtggcgcagctgtctaaggcgctgcatctcagtgcgagaggcgtcactacagacaccgtgGTTTGATTCAAGGCTGTATCAcacctggctgtgattgggagtcccatagggcggcgcacaattggcccagcgtcgccgggggcttggccggtgtaggcagtcaattgtaaataagaatttgttcttaactgacttgcctacttaaatgaATAATGGCATAAATTGAGCAGCCTCTTTTTGAACCTCAAACCTCAACGTCACCCACAAGGCTACCCTTAGATATCACCAGAAAAGCGTTTGAGTAGTATAGCTTAGTTCGTGAAATTCATCAACAACATCTGTAAATGGAAGCTGACAACCAAATGGACTCTTCAAATAAGAAAAGTGAATCAAATTGTCATTCTCTGCTCAATTCTTTTAAAAATGAGAAGTTCTGTTTTACTGTCATCCTTATCTTGGAAACAGGGGTAGTTCTGCTGACAAGGCAGTCCATTTCAACTCTCTGGAGCAGTCAGAAACaggtctctctcactttctctctctctctgctacatgCAGATGTAGTAGCTTTGACGGTGTGACTGACACTGTAGACTGTGTACTGATGTGCTTCTACATGGCTGTCTTTGTGTTGTCCTTCCAGCAGGCCAATGAAGCCCTGCATCACCAGCACCAGGTGGCCCAGAACAGCTTGCTGCCTCTCCTCCAGTCAGGAGGACCAGAACCTGTGGACCAGAAACCTGTGATGCCCATCCTCTTGGACCAGAAGCCCCCGGTCAGCGTCGCAGAGCTCCTCAAGGACAATGTGGCCAGTGGGACAGGGGGAGGCGGCGGAGGAGGAGGCGGCGGTGGTCCCGTTGTAGTGGTGAAGAAAGAGCCCAAGTCCAAAACGCCTTTCATCTGCGGCTACTGCAACAAGGCCTTCCGGGACAGCTACCATCTCAGACGGCACGAGTCCTGCCATACGGGCGTCAAGATGGTGTCTCGTCCCAAGAAGACACAGACGGCACCCACCATGGTGCCCATGATCTCCACAGTGCCACAGCGCGAGAACAGTGGCGGGCAGCCCTCTTACATCTCCACCATCGCTGGAATCCTCACCACGGCCACAACCTCAGCCTCCACGGGCTCCAGCATCATGTCTCCCACCATGGTGCCCCAGCAGCAGCACCAGCATCAACAGCAGCACCATCATCATCAACAGCAGAGCCAGCCCAAGAAGCCTGCCAAGCCAGTGAAGAAGAACCACGGCTGTGAGATGTGTGGCAAGGCCTTCCGTGACGTCTACCACCTGAACCGTCACAAGCTGTCCCACTCAGACGAGAAGCCCTTTGAGTGCCCCATCTGCCAGCAGCGCTTCAAGAGAAAGGACCGCATGACCTACCACGTGCGCTCACACGACGGGGGTGTTCACAAACCTTACATCTGCTCTGTCTGTGGGAAGGGCTTCTCCAGGTGCGTGGCGCAGTTCAACTTATTCAAGTTTTCCTTTAGTCCACTTAAAAAATGTTATTGTCCATAGTACATGTTGAACTGTAATTGTCAATAATGCATTCTGAGAAAGAGTTTGTGTAAGGTTCTTTGGAATTTCACATATTTCTTACTGTTCTCTTTTTCACTGCTTCCATTTTAATGGGCCCCAAATATATTTCCTGATTGTGGGGAAAAAGCAAGAGGGCCATATCACAACTTTTCtaaagtcatcttaattcagAATCGGATACATTTATGTACAGGATACGACTATGTTGTAGAAGAAGAAGCCTAACTGACAGGCATAAAGGACTACAAGAGGGCAGATCGTATCCAACAGGTGCAGCCTCATAAAACAATGTCATATGTAGCCCTAGATTAATATGAGGATGATTCAAGTCAATGGCGGGCTTGGTTGGGTAAAAACATTCCACTTGAAATTGATATTCAGTGGTCAGTAGCCTAATAATTTAAAGGTGTGATGAATTTTGGAAATCCTCGTGTGTTGGAATGTAATTGAATTGGACTGGTTAATCAGTCTCAATCAATAGGAATTTAGGAACATTGCTTTGCATACATGTATGTTTCCACTATGATGCTTTAATGCACATAGCCAAAAGGTGTTATGTACAATTTCCACTTTGAATGAAATTCCTCAATCAAAGAACAAGGTGGAGTATAATTTGAATGCCTAAAATCACATAACAGAATGCCTATTTATATGGTAACCCTATGAGACAATGTCCTTGTTGTTCTGGACCACCTCTTGTTTGTGTGTAGCTTTTATGAAGCTCGGCCATGATTACTGATGCCCCACGCAGCTTCTGTTCAGACCATTAGTACTGGCTCATGACATGCAAGCAGTGCCCCACCATGTATATAAACAGTATCTGGAGCTTTGCGTGCGTCACATAGTCGTCCCTCGTGTCCCCCCTCTCAGGGATATCGGCAGGGGACAGGGAGAATGCTGCAGGGGCCAGACGGCACCAGAAGAGATGGGTCTCCAGTGTAACTCCTGCAGCTCCCAAGGCCAATGGTAGTGTTCTGACTCACTGACTGGTCTGATTTCTAATCATTGATTTAGCTCCTCCCCTTTTGTTCTTTCCAATATTGGAGAGTGTTTTGTTATTCCCCCCCAACCTAAACCTTTCAGACGTCATTAAGTTGTCAGTGAACGGTGAAGTTCTTGAGCTAAATTATTAGCAACTAGCAAAGTGAAGTATATTGTATCATAATCATAGTGACTTGGCGCAAAGTAACAAATCTTACTCTTATGTGGCTAGAGGTGCATGTTCATTTTCACGCTTGGCAGTCCTGAAAGAGGATATTCCCCTCTTCTTTAACGAAGGAGTGTTGTGTGTGAGGGGAGATATGAGCTTTTGAGCTCTACTGCACTCCTGAGGAGATGGGATTGGACTTCTGCTCGCCATCACAAAAAGCCTGCTAGTGTAAAACTGCCTCCTTAGAGACATTTTTAAGCCACACTCTCCTCCTTTGTTGGAAGGGAATTCTCTGGCTGCGTTTGTCCAATAGCTACATTACACTAGTGAGGCTTAGTGAGGGCAGAGGAGAACTGAACGACAGATGGACGGCTGTGGTTGCCAGATAATTGTCTTCTCCAGGGTATACTGTAGaacagatttattttattttttgtgatGTTGTAGAATAGAGTTCTAGTTCGATTTTGAAAAATGTCTAAATTCTATCCCTCTGGTTATTTTTTGGTGTGACTTAACTGAATAATTATCTGGTCTTGTTGCAAGAACATCAATTATTCATTTGGGAGGGGTGTAGTATTTATTCATTTGGGAGGGGTGTAGTATTTATTCATTTGGGAGGGGTGTAGTATTTATTCATTTGGGAGGGGTGTAGTATTTATTCATTTGGGAGGGGTGTAGTATTTATTCATTTGGGAGGGGTGTAGTATTTATTCATTTGGGAGGGGTGTAGTATTTATTCATTTGGGAGGGGTGTAGTATTTATTCATTTGGGAGGGGTGTAGTATTTATTCATTTGGGAGGGGTGTAGTATTTATTCATTTGGGAGGGGTGTAGTAGTGGATTGATGCTCTAATAGCTTGTGTCCCATGGGTCTGATATGGACACCATGAGACTAACATACATTTACtgtagatgttttatttattaaatgaaACATAATTGAACTATTATGGTATAACTGTGGGTTCACCGAGAATTTGTCATTTGCCTGCAATCTTTGTTGGCCCATTTTGTTAATTGAATCACGTGTCAACAGAGTAGCCCCAGCTACTGTCAGTGTATGGCATTATTGATTAAACTGTACTGGTGTTTTAGCTATTATACCAGGTTTTAAAATGCCTGTGTTCTtctgtgtcctctcctcctgcaggcCTGACCATCTAAGCTGTCATGTGAAGCATGTTCATTCCTCAGAGAGACCCTTCAAATGCCAAGTAACGGTAAGGAGCCAGGCATCCTCCTCCGGACGCCCCCTTCCCTGTTTATGGTCACTTTCCTGTACCGCACATTCACTCCTGGTTTGTTGGATTAAGGATGAGATTATTACGCTAATTCCCAATTGTAAAATATGTAATCTCTCCTGAGTCTTCAAGATGTCAGACATGTCtgcagtgtacacacacataaactCATTGAGTGaatacataaaataaaataaactttatttaactaggtaagtcagttaagaacaaattcttatttacaatgactgccaaaCCCGgttgatgctgggccaattgtgcgctgccttgtgggactcccaatcacggccggttgtgatacaatcTGTATCAGGCTGTATCTCATCTGATATCCCCGTCATTGtccctgtataccaccccaggcCTGCACCTCTGCTTTCGCCACCAAAGACCGCCTGCGCTCCCACATGATCCGACACGAGGGCAAGGTGACCTGCAACATCTGTGGCAAGATGCTGAGCGCTGCCTACATTACCAGCCACCTCAAGACCCACGGCCAGGCCAGCTTCAACAACCCCTGTAATAAAGGTACGCCAAGCagcctcccactctcctcctccactccctccatccttcccactCTCCCCTCAGCCACACCTAGCCTGGGGTGCTCCAGACCTAGGTATtaagttttatatattttttcttaaaaATTACTTTAGGTATTTATTCTGTCCCTATCTTTATGCTGAAAGCACCCCATGCATTGTTGTTCTGTGGTGTCCTGTACAACATAGGCAGGCACAAAGCACGAcgtcaggggtgtattcattctgccgatttcTGTTGCTAAATGTTTCTTAAATGGAATGAAACAAAgggggacctacctgaatttgtccagtaAAAACTCTTGTTTTGATACGAGAGTTTCTTCAGAATTATGAAATGGAGTGGAGAGTGACCCATGTCTGTATGTATTTGATTCCAATATATTTGGGTCAGGATAAAGAATGATTAGGAATAGGCCTACCTTATATTAGCCATTTTCATGGACATTCATATCCTTCAGTGCAGCACCACAAATTGACTTATCGATTCAAATGTACTGCACAACAGTCCACAACTGACAAGGACTGTGTTACCACTCATTCAGGGATTCATATCATGATAATGTCAATTTGCTGGGGCCAACCCACAGCCCTGTCTGGTTTACCAGTTGTTTACATGTGTGGTGGGGATGACAAGTATCTCTGCTGACAGAAATGGATAGCCTGTAGCAAGAAATCTGGTAGGAGACGGTCTAAATTTAAAGGGCTTTGGACATTCAATTCATTTGACGCTCATAGCAAACTAGTGCAGCAATACAAGTCATTCAAATGCAATATGCGAATCGACCAAAGAAAACACTTTATATCCTCTTAAGTGTTGATGGGTCTGTATGCTGTTTTCAGACTCTGTGGGTATCTTGTTTTGTCAGCTGTTGAAATGGAGGTTTATAACATCTGCTCTCTTGTTGGTTTTTTTCAAACCTCCACTGACTTATGGGTGTTGAAGTCCAGTTTGGAAGAATGAGATCACTCTAAAATGGCACGGGCAAAATCTATTGTTCAGAAGACCCTAATCATTTTACCTAATAAAATGGATATGCATACATTATACAACTATCTATTTCTGTCCTCACCAGCTACAATGTGCATTAAACATTTTAGTACTTGGTAGAAGGCCAAATGATTGGCCCTTCGTGTATCTAACCCAATGACTTTTGTCCCCCTATGCCCTTCTGGCACGCAGAACCAAGTGATGCCCTGTCCCAATCAGTCCTGTCAATCAGTCCTGTCAATCAATGTAACCCctatctgtctgtatctctgaATAGGGCTAAGTGACTGGCAGTGGAACCACCACTCAGGGCTACGAAAAGGTAATCTAGTAGCTAAAGCCGAAACCCATCCCGATCCCAACCCCTCCAAATTTGTAGCTGTATACTTACTTGTGCATTGAAGTGGCCCATTTTCCACTACAGATCTGTCTTCTAGCCTAGCGTGTGTAGTTCTAGTTGTTTTACAACCAAGTCGTTACAGATGCTTGTGTGTTATGGTTATTCAGGTATCAGGGTTTTATTTCATTAAGCAGGATCAATAAGTTAGCTAGCCAAACGACTTTGATCAACCTTAAATTACAACTCGGAATGTTTAAGTGGAATATGGGTTGTTTAAAGCATTGAGTTAATTATACCATACCATTTCAAGTTGACTATAGTATGAAATAAAGTGTTTCTGAATATTAGCtgaaagttagctggctagcacaTTGATCCTGCTTTTTGAATTGCCCCCTCAGGTGAGTTGACGGTAGGAGAGATCTTAAATAACTCGTTCCAAGTCCTTATGGACATCTCTCGTTTTCAAGGTAGGTTCATAAGAATCCTACCATTTTTGTTTTATAATGTCTAATCATTTTAATGTGTGTGTTGACCGTTGCAGTGACTCAAACCTCGGCCCCTCTAACCCTGTGGAGCTTGGGGCTATCCTAAATGGTTTGTAATGAACGATCATCCAGctcattctgtctttctttcgctccttccctccctcatctTTCCTCAGACTCTAACAACGTGCACAACTCCGGCTCAGTGACGCCCGTCACCAactctgccgccatcacctcggCGATGAACCGTGGCAATGCCAGCAACCCGGTAACCATCGCCGCCCAGATGAACATCACCACCAGCACGGTCAACATCACCTCTCCAATCAACCTGCAGCACCCAGTGACCATCACTGGGCCCATGAATATAGCCCACCCTGTGGCCATCACCTCTGGGATGCCCATGAATATAACCGGGCCGCTTAACATCGCCATGCGGCCCATGGATAGCATGCCTTTTCTCTCCCAGGTCctgccttcctcccctccctggtAGTAACCCCTTCCCTGGCCCCTGGTTAGCatctctttatcaacccctcccacctctctccttctacccccaaaccaccacctcctcccttaCTTTAGCAGACCTTCCTCCTTACCAGGAGTACTATAGATGATCTTGTAGTAGAGCAGAGGTGTAGTATGGTGGGCTAGCTGGATGCTGTACCTGTCTGTCCGTCTGGCTGCAGTGGGAGCAGCTGTGACTGCAGCATGATGAGAGGTGGACTGGCCAGCCTCTGTAGATGCTGGTGCATTTTATTACCTTTTAACTGCCGGTAGGAGAACAGTCCTGGAAATCATGTGAAGTCTCGGAAGGAGGAATGATGCTCCGAGTGGAAGCCTGACGTAAACAACGAGTTATGCCTCCTGCGTCAGAACATACCTGCACATTTGGCATTGGAATGAAACTGTAACAAATGTATTGCTGgtattaatgtttttaaatgctcTCTTACAGAGCAGATGGTTTTTATATTAGTTTTccttttgttattattattattatagcctGCTAATCAGTATTTAATAGTTGTATGCATTGTAAGGAGTTAAGTACAGCAAAAGGGACAAAGGCTACCATTTTGCAGGATGGTGATTTTTTTTCTGGAGAGAAAAATATCAAAGGCTCAACAGTTCAATCTTAGGTCAATGCCTTTGACTCCGTAAGGTGAGCTCTCCCAGGtcctgatgccatctctggaaaATGGTCACATTCTCACTGCTGGTTACTGTAAACCTATACATGGTTTTTGTTAGTTTTGTTTTTGGAATAGTTGTCAGGTGTATTTTTAGATGACTTGATAAAGTAGCCGGAGGACATTACAGTGGTAATGTTACAGGAACACAAGGAGGAAATGTCTGGCACTGAAAGCATATCCCCAAGTTAATGTCCTGAAAACAGCAGTATTATTAAGAATCAAAATTAGTAGTGTTGGCTGTGAGCCTTGTTAATGTAGAGGCTATCGGAGCCACCTAGTGGCACAGTAGACACTATGCTGAAAAAACAGTCCCAAAGTTCACCTTTTAAAACTTTTTGTGAAAATAGTTATGTTGGGAGAGTTTTTTTTAGGGCCATTTAATCCCCCCCctctttttagtttttttttattgcAGGTTTAGGATCTTTATAAGTATGAACTTCTTCTCAGGAACTGTACTGAGAGTAGCCCAGTCTTTTGATGAGAGTAAAAGGATCAATTTAAGGTCAACACGCAACCTTGGTTGACCTTATACCCATTCTTTGTAAATATTACAACacaattattttattattttgtctttgcctttcaaaaaatgtaataaaagtaGATATCCTTCAACACAGGTCAGGGCTGCAATTACTTTATCAATGTCAATACGACCGTCCATTGGACTACTTTTGCATAGTTTACTTCCCAGGTTAGTTTGAGTTTTTTCTGTCGTCTTAGGTCCTTTttattatattactgtagaaccaaAACTGCCATCTGGGGCCCAAGGTGCCCAGAAAGAGAATGGAAGCAGAGATGAGAGGCTGTGTCAACTACATGTGTTCTAGAATGGTCAAAGATTATGGGTCAAGGGTCACAGGGCTGCTTCCTTCCCCAGCCCAGTGCCTACTGGCGCTGCCTAGGCCTATGTTCAGTACACAGGCCTCTCCCTCAACTGGCAGGAACTCTTTGGAACACGTATAGCCGGCACGGCGCCAATGTGAGCCATTGCCCCAAAATCAGGCTGTATGTCAAGCTGGTGGACGTTGTTCAGAGACTTCTGCCCTCGTCAGTGGCCTCGCcttccctgtgtctctgtcttggGAAAGGCAAGATGTATGAGGCCTTTGCTAGTATTGCATGCATGCCAACACAGTGCCCCAAGATAATTACTCTAATCTGGTATGGAGTTGTGGTCTTGTTGGCATTGGATTCCCTTTCCATCGATCTCGCATCGATGTTGCATGTGGACGTCTGAGCTCGTCCAAGTTTGGGTTGAGTAAAAAAATAGTCATTAGACTTGAcaactttaaaaaaagaaaacactACAAACAGAAAAGTTTTGAAGTACGTGTATGTTTGTCATTTGGCCTTCTGCAGTGGCCGTAACTAGTGTGCCTGAACTGCTTTACAACAAGACTATTTCACACCTCTGCTTCCTCTTCTAGATGTGATGGACATAGACTTAGACAACACTAGTGCCCAAtagcctgttttagcatgggcagcgccattgaggactTTTTGAAGAAGTCAACTGGATGGGACTTCCTATAGGGTTAAGGAATGATCACATAATTCTATCCAGGTCGTCAGGTGGGATCAAACAATTAATTATACTCATGaggaaacattccataactgcaggtggcagtaaatcgccTACCTTGTTCTATCAACCcactccaggtggcagtatgcacccttttagtttgtttgccaactcatagaagtagtagaagaagaaagtGTACTATTTCAGAATTCAATGGTGCTGCCTCTGCTCTCACAGATGCCATAATGTCTATGGTGATGGACTTGTTTTGTGAAGGAAGCCTTAACTGTTTAGATGGCTAAGAGCTAGACAGCCCCCTCAACCAAATTGATATAGTCATTTTTGGAGGCGGGGAGTATGGTTTACATTCAATTAAGTGTTTTGTAAGCAACATTCTAAACCGTTATAAACATTTTGAAAACATGTTCTGTaatcatttttaaaataaaggGCCATTACTCTTATGCACCATCAGTTTCTTTTTAACCAAATGCTTTTAATTTGTTTACGATGAcactacattttttttaatgcaatGATGGTTTTGGGCTTAACTAGTTTTGGAAGAGAGAAATTGGTCTGATCTTTCTCAATTTTCTTTATGATTTGGAAGTTCTTGGAGCCCTGTGAAGGCTGATGAATGTATATCTTTGTACAAAACCATTTAGTTCAGAGGACATGTTAGTTATGGTAGACACATGCAAGGAAAAAAACACTTTTTATAAATCTTTTTGTATTAGAACATTAACAATGGTAATTTTGTATATACGAAGACTAGGCTTTCTAATTAGCATAAAGGTAAACAttccaacttttttttttttatacatatgTGTGTCAAGAATAATTGTAAACATATGCGCAATGTTTTTATGTGCCTTTTATTTGGGTTGTCTAAATAAAAGAACTATAAAACATGATTGTGGACTGTCCATGCTGAGTCTCAGTGTAGGGAGGACAGAGTTAACATTTGGCTCACAAACACCTCCTAAAAGGTATCTCCTTTCTTTCTCGTCCCCCCCATTCCCCCCCTCAGGTGTCTACACTGCCTGGCTCACAGTTGGCGTGCTATTGGAGTATGGTGTAATGATAAGTGCCTCTGTGACTGCGTATTGAGAGGATTTGGGGTGTATTGTGCCAAACCatgctgtgtgtgggtgtttttttttcttctcactcATTTAAATTTTTATCAATTAAACTTGGAAACTTGGATGGGGtgtctttgtttgttttgtttgtgtgaaCTGCACACAGTATTGTATtctagttattattatttttcacattttcatcTTTTTGCAGTCCAGACTTCAGCTCCTACTGTTTGTGTCAATGTAATCTGGTTCAGTGCACATTAGCCTGGGGATGAGGTTTGTGTCAGTGTGGATCCAAGTAATTTAGAAGGCAAGATGCATGACTGAAGAGGATGGAGTGGGGactttacacacacactggacagtttattaggtacaccacctgTTCACAAAAATGTCTCGCTCCGATAGTGAGTTCATGGTGATGTGTGGTttactatataaagcaggcaggcaTTGAGACATTCAGTTTTGATTGACGTTaggtatgatcgtcggtgccaggcaaAGCGGATCCAGCATCTCAGAAATTGCCGCCCTCCTGGCCTTTTCAAGcttgacagtgtctagggtttacctgAAAAGTGTGCGAAAAACGTTgtcagcagcagtcctgtgggtgaaaacagctcatGATGAGCTGATGAGGTGGAAGGAGACTGGATTTAAGAGGCAAGAATTGTGAAAGCCAACAGTAaagccacaaacagacaaataacggcACAGTGGTGTGCAGACAGCATCTTGGAACGCACAACTCATTGATCTttgtcacagatgggctattgAAGCAGAAgacacaccgggttccactcgtatcagctaaaaacaagaagtttCTCCAGTGGGCACGTGATCACCAACATTGGACAATTGAGTCGAAAAATATtgcctggtccgacgaatcccggttcctgttgcatcatgctgatggcagaggcAGGATTTGGTGTAAGCAGCATGAGTAGATGGACCCATCCTGTCTGGTGTCAAAGGTGTAGCAccatccaatctgcagcaactgcatGATTGCCATCgtgtcagcatggaccaacatccctgtggaacgtttacCGACTTGTAGAGTGggtgttctggaggcaaagggggtccGACCAGGTACGAGATGGGTGTAACTAATAAACTGTCTGGTGAGTGTACATTTGCAGTCTCCCTTCACTCcgccaccagcaccaccacacaTACATTGTGTTGTGGCCCTGGCATGTGGCAGCATAATGGATCCATTCATTACCATTCAAGTCACAAGAAACGCATCACATAATTTGTCACTTCTCATTCAGgaacacatttacatttacacTTGACAGTTTACCCTAAATATTGCCAGGAGAACTGCCTGAATGCCtcgtgtcaac
Above is a window of Oncorhynchus kisutch isolate 150728-3 linkage group LG18, Okis_V2, whole genome shotgun sequence DNA encoding:
- the LOC109909230 gene encoding vascular endothelial zinc finger 1-like isoform X6; the protein is MEPSWSTFLFQQANEALHHQHQVAQNSLLPLLQSGGPEPVDQKPVMPILLDQKPPVSVAELLKDNVASGTGGGGGGGGGGGPVVVVKKEPKSKTPFICGYCNKAFRDSYHLRRHESCHTGVKMVSRPKKTQTAPTMVPMISTVPQRENSGGQPSYISTIAGILTTATTSASTGSSIMSPTMVPQQQHQHQQQHHHHQQQSQPKKPAKPVKKNHGCEMCGKAFRDVYHLNRHKLSHSDEKPFECPICQQRFKRKDRMTYHVRSHDGGVHKPYICSVCGKGFSRPDHLSCHVKHVHSSERPFKCQVTACTSAFATKDRLRSHMIRHEGKVTCNICGKMLSAAYITSHLKTHGQASFNNPCNKGLSDWQWNHHSGLRKGELTVGEILNNSFQVLMDISRFQDSNNVHNSGSVTPVTNSAAITSAMNRGNASNPVTIAAQMNITTSTVNITSPINLQHPVTITGPMNIAHPVAITSGMPMNITGPLNIAMRPMDSMPFLSQVLPSSPPW
- the LOC109909230 gene encoding vascular endothelial zinc finger 1-like isoform X1 codes for the protein MEPSWSTFLFQSSVGPMVPGNPRRDYYTGIRQANEALHHQHQVAQNSLLPLLQSGGPEPVDQKPVMPILLDQKPPVSVAELLKDNVASGTGGGGGGGGGGGPVVVVKKEPKSKTPFICGYCNKAFRDSYHLRRHESCHTGVKMVSRPKKTQTAPTMVPMISTVPQRENSGGQPSYISTIAGILTTATTSASTGSSIMSPTMVPQQQHQHQQQHHHHQQQSQPKKPAKPVKKNHGCEMCGKAFRDVYHLNRHKLSHSDEKPFECPICQQRFKRKDRMTYHVRSHDGGVHKPYICSVCGKGFSRDIGRGQGECCRGQTAPEEMGLQCNSCSSQGQWPDHLSCHVKHVHSSERPFKCQVTACTSAFATKDRLRSHMIRHEGKVTCNICGKMLSAAYITSHLKTHGQASFNNPCNKGLSDWQWNHHSGLRKGELTVGEILNNSFQVLMDISRFQDSNNVHNSGSVTPVTNSAAITSAMNRGNASNPVTIAAQMNITTSTVNITSPINLQHPVTITGPMNIAHPVAITSGMPMNITGPLNIAMRPMDSMPFLSQVLPSSPPW
- the LOC109909230 gene encoding vascular endothelial zinc finger 1-like isoform X3: MEPSWSTFLFQSSVGPMVPGNPRRDYYTGIRQANEALHHQHQVAQNSLLPLLQSGGPEPVDQKPVMPILLDQKPPVSVAELLKDNVASGTGGGGGGGGGGGPVVVVKKEPKSKTPFICGYCNKAFRDSYHLRRHESCHTGVKMVSRPKKTQTAPTMVPMISTVPQRENSGGQPSYISTIAGILTTATTSASTGSSIMSPTMVPQQQHQHQQQHHHHQQQSQPKKPAKPVKKNHGCEMCGKAFRDVYHLNRHKLSHSDEKPFECPICQQRFKRKDRMTYHVRSHDGGVHKPYICSVCGKGFSRDIGRGQGECCRGQTAPEEMGLQCNSCSSQGQWPDHLSCHVKHVHSSERPFKCQVTACTSAFATKDRLRSHMIRHEGKVTCNICGKMLSAAYITSHLKTHGQASFNNPCNKGLSDWQWNHHSGLRKDSNNVHNSGSVTPVTNSAAITSAMNRGNASNPVTIAAQMNITTSTVNITSPINLQHPVTITGPMNIAHPVAITSGMPMNITGPLNIAMRPMDSMPFLSQVLPSSPPW
- the LOC109909230 gene encoding vascular endothelial zinc finger 1-like isoform X5, which produces MEPSWSTFLFQSSVGPMVPGNPRRDYYTGIRQANEALHHQHQVAQNSLLPLLQSGGPEPVDQKPVMPILLDQKPPVSVAELLKDNVASGTGGGGGGGGGGGPVVVVKKEPKSKTPFICGYCNKAFRDSYHLRRHESCHTGVKMVSRPKKTQTAPTMVPMISTVPQRENSGGQPSYISTIAGILTTATTSASTGSSIMSPTMVPQQQHQHQQQHHHHQQQSQPKKPAKPVKKNHGCEMCGKAFRDVYHLNRHKLSHSDEKPFECPICQQRFKRKDRMTYHVRSHDGGVHKPYICSVCGKGFSRDIGRGQGECCRGQTAPEEMGLQCNSCSSQGQWPDHLSCHVKHVHSSERPFKCQVTACTSAFATKDRLRSHMIRHEGKVTCNICGKMLSAAYITSHLKTHGQASFNNPCNKDSNNVHNSGSVTPVTNSAAITSAMNRGNASNPVTIAAQMNITTSTVNITSPINLQHPVTITGPMNIAHPVAITSGMPMNITGPLNIAMRPMDSMPFLSQVLPSSPPW